One Fuerstiella marisgermanici DNA window includes the following coding sequences:
- a CDS encoding sigma-70 family RNA polymerase sigma factor, translated as MASRSKSRPPEAPSSARLFASLVDGESSAADDIFHRYLQRLTRLARTRLAPQLNARTDPEDIVMSAYRSFFVGAAADRFRIDKAGDLWALLTTIAMRKLYRTVAHHQAEKRSVDREQIVPEGQPDGQWFRSDQPTPEEAVALSDELERLLASQTPVHRRMLELRLQGFSLEEVAAEVGVAERTARRALQRVREQLMSDSDVPTEFIISRPSDVLQRREPNESEKALTAAKVPSAGNTDFTHDFQDLLLTRMVGAGGMGKVYLAKQVGHEVPVAVKFLRKSLQHDPASIKRFLQEARMIGELYHPHIVPLHGVGCTSGGVHFLVMDFVDGQNLATLIAAGELPVDRIQQWMIQVAEALQHAHSRSIVHCDLKPANVIVDESGSATVTDFGLAQSLSRTNLVAPIMAGTAAWMAPEQIDDYFGPICVRTDLYGFGALLYTLLSGQPPFAGRTIADRLTNVVSGRGLVPVSEWRANVPPSLTKLCMDCLQRDVERRPSSMGEILERLH; from the coding sequence GTGGCCTCGCGATCGAAATCACGCCCGCCGGAAGCTCCGTCGTCGGCTCGGCTGTTCGCGAGTCTTGTCGACGGTGAGTCAAGCGCCGCCGATGACATCTTTCACCGCTATCTGCAGCGACTGACTCGGCTGGCACGGACACGACTGGCACCGCAACTGAACGCTCGGACTGATCCCGAGGACATTGTGATGTCCGCCTACCGTAGCTTTTTCGTCGGCGCGGCGGCCGATCGTTTTCGCATTGACAAAGCGGGCGATCTGTGGGCATTGCTGACCACGATTGCGATGAGAAAACTGTATCGCACGGTCGCCCATCATCAGGCTGAAAAGCGTTCCGTGGATCGCGAACAAATTGTTCCCGAAGGCCAGCCCGATGGCCAATGGTTCCGCTCTGATCAGCCGACGCCGGAGGAAGCGGTCGCTCTTTCGGATGAACTGGAACGCCTGCTGGCGAGTCAGACTCCTGTGCATCGCCGCATGCTGGAATTGCGTCTGCAGGGCTTTTCGCTGGAAGAAGTCGCTGCGGAAGTCGGCGTGGCCGAACGCACAGCGCGGCGAGCGCTGCAGCGCGTGCGCGAACAACTGATGAGCGACTCGGACGTGCCGACGGAATTTATTATTTCCAGGCCCTCAGATGTGCTGCAGCGTCGAGAACCAAATGAATCCGAGAAAGCTTTGACTGCGGCGAAAGTTCCTTCCGCTGGCAATACGGACTTCACGCATGACTTTCAAGATCTGTTGCTGACTCGCATGGTCGGTGCAGGCGGCATGGGGAAGGTCTATCTGGCTAAGCAAGTGGGCCATGAGGTGCCGGTTGCGGTGAAGTTTCTGCGGAAATCACTGCAGCATGATCCGGCATCTATAAAGCGATTCCTGCAGGAAGCTCGGATGATCGGCGAACTGTATCATCCGCATATCGTGCCATTGCACGGTGTCGGTTGTACGTCGGGCGGTGTCCATTTTCTGGTGATGGATTTCGTTGACGGTCAGAATCTGGCGACACTGATCGCCGCTGGTGAGTTGCCTGTGGATCGCATTCAGCAATGGATGATTCAGGTGGCGGAAGCGTTGCAGCACGCGCACTCACGAAGCATCGTGCATTGTGATTTGAAGCCGGCGAACGTCATCGTCGACGAATCCGGTTCGGCGACCGTCACCGACTTCGGACTGGCTCAATCGTTGAGCAGAACAAACCTCGTCGCGCCGATAATGGCAGGCACGGCCGCATGGATGGCTCCGGAACAAATCGACGATTACTTTGGGCCAATCTGTGTGCGAACAGACCTGTACGGATTCGGAGCGTTGCTGTACACATTGTTGTCCGGCCAACCTCCGTTTGCCGGTCGGACAATTGCTGACAGGTTAACCAACGTGGTATCCGGCCGCGGCCTCGTACCTGTTTCTGAATGGCGTGCGAATGTGCCGCCGTCTCTTACGAAACTGTGTATGGATTGCCTGCAGCGCGATGTGGAGCGGCGACCGAGTTCGATGGGGGAGATTTTAGAACGACTTCACTGA
- a CDS encoding ferredoxin family protein has protein sequence MTHVVTEPCFNCKYTDCVVVCPVDCFYEGEQILFIHPDECLDCGACVPECPTEAIFYIDSVPEKWHDYIALNAEMSPKCPNICEKKDRRK, from the coding sequence ATGACTCACGTTGTGACCGAACCCTGTTTCAACTGCAAGTATACCGACTGCGTAGTGGTTTGCCCTGTCGACTGCTTTTACGAGGGCGAGCAGATTCTGTTTATCCATCCCGATGAATGCCTGGACTGCGGAGCCTGCGTCCCTGAGTGTCCGACAGAAGCCATTTTCTACATAGACAGCGTGCCCGAAAAATGGCACGACTACATTGCGCTTAACGCCGAAATGAGCCCAAAATGCCCGAACATTTGTGAGAAAAAGGACCGGAGAAAGTAG
- a CDS encoding RNA polymerase sigma factor has translation MINSPSNRPAERRFATTRWSLVLQARGSGSSPTARLALAELCESYWLPLYAFVRRHTRDIHEAQDLTQAFFSQLLSKKYLNDVQPDRGLFRSFLLAAIKHFLSNQRDREKALKRGGGVIIQSLDWQRGEERVSGQLCHDITAERLFEREWALALLDRVLERLKAEQSSPRKQAAFEVLSGCLAIDRAQIDYSAAAETLQQSEEAVRVAAHRLRKRYRHLLRDEIAHTTATPDDVEAELRSLFEALR, from the coding sequence GTGATCAATTCGCCCTCAAACCGACCCGCCGAACGGCGATTCGCGACGACTCGCTGGAGCCTTGTGCTGCAGGCTCGAGGCAGCGGATCTTCGCCGACGGCGCGACTGGCGTTGGCCGAACTTTGCGAATCGTATTGGTTGCCGCTGTATGCGTTTGTCCGGCGTCACACGCGAGACATTCATGAAGCTCAGGATCTGACTCAGGCGTTTTTTTCTCAGTTGCTGTCGAAGAAGTACCTGAATGACGTCCAGCCGGATCGAGGCCTGTTTCGTTCATTCCTGCTGGCAGCGATCAAGCACTTTCTGTCGAACCAACGGGACCGAGAAAAAGCTTTAAAACGGGGCGGAGGTGTCATAATTCAGTCACTCGACTGGCAACGCGGCGAAGAACGAGTGAGTGGCCAGTTGTGCCACGACATCACGGCCGAACGATTGTTCGAACGAGAGTGGGCGTTGGCGCTACTCGATCGAGTACTGGAACGACTGAAAGCCGAACAGTCTTCGCCACGAAAGCAGGCCGCATTCGAAGTCCTCAGCGGCTGTCTGGCAATAGACCGCGCGCAGATCGATTATTCAGCGGCTGCAGAAACTCTACAGCAAAGCGAAGAAGCCGTTCGAGTGGCCGCTCACCGATTGCGAAAACGATACCGCCATCTGCTCCGCGATGAGATCGCTCATACGACAGCGACGCCAGACGACGTTGAAGCCGAACTGCGTTCGCTGTTCGAAGCGTTGCGATGA
- a CDS encoding serine/threonine-protein kinase translates to MTESTATSLCPTCNGEMLSKDGQEFCPACLLQQGMQDSTFGGNPALQNWTPPPIDQLVSRFPNLDIESLLGQGGMGAVYKVRQKELDRPAALKILPEAVASDPSFTERFLREARLLASLSHPHIVTVYEFGERDGLYFILMEYVDGVTLRQASLADPIKRLAPAEALEVVGQLCDALQFAHDEGVVHRDIKPENILIDKRGRVKIADFGLARLLGKPADLPTLTRTHQLMGTPTYMAPEQIEGQPVIDHRADIYSLGVVFYELLTGELPLGRFQAPSEKVQLDARLDEVVFRTLEKEPSRRYQHASDVRTDMNAINAARATAAADASRFNGSNLASRSVRLLIVCWAFVGTTLALYVMGIGETDQQLAIGVAVAALTGALLQVHRAAPGRWKRLNFAAGFVLGAVLPALLLWATFNNLRRLQDYEKQMADVRAQRLEARALDLDRQLRDAKRQLSEGGGIGMGETGMGGLGGMEGMMGGGMGDYAPGMGGGMMAGGPGGMAADSYDSGSYDMGMGMDYGGFGMGMGGPPRPAILIEGTEAWLSPMVQGFTNEQRIMVSEILTDTHQKYLQLESDYSKITVGKDDSVTTTIYLFYNEWERLENELWTRLDEAVDVKQQRILRQKLKPEYWRDAEHSLPGLLGWRPSISETAPLGEFAVDATVRLRRVGKWVEAEIAGNPGKKEARVIPSSPELSEELLRFNHENTPYLAIKNARSALAREDWKTLIEQFTPLARFDVWTGFAKTLEGEGRKYEQATAQQAFELVAKHPSFTVIQPDFYTRILEMGNGVTTVGDRLREQAYQSAGAVADNIPRFPGYSDRAAAVRPQLHTFEDGATEYLLLTVMLMNQALGKPGLPIFETDNFESTVDEQDGISAKGTIQLADKSPIPLVFRRVDNNWKIDGILTPETSVLMLDPEPESTGDAEQTNGDEASAADSANEPESNQP, encoded by the coding sequence ATGACCGAATCAACTGCGACCAGCCTTTGCCCCACCTGCAATGGCGAGATGCTGTCAAAAGACGGTCAGGAATTCTGCCCGGCCTGCCTGCTGCAACAAGGGATGCAGGACTCCACATTCGGTGGTAATCCGGCTTTGCAAAACTGGACACCACCGCCCATTGATCAACTGGTCAGCCGGTTTCCGAACCTCGACATCGAATCGCTGCTGGGGCAGGGCGGGATGGGAGCCGTCTACAAGGTTCGCCAGAAGGAACTCGACCGACCAGCCGCGTTAAAAATTCTTCCGGAAGCTGTCGCCAGCGATCCGAGTTTCACCGAACGATTCCTGCGAGAAGCTCGGCTGCTGGCTTCGTTGTCGCATCCGCACATCGTCACCGTCTATGAATTCGGTGAACGTGACGGGCTGTACTTCATCCTGATGGAGTACGTCGACGGAGTCACGCTGCGGCAGGCATCGCTGGCCGACCCGATCAAGCGACTGGCTCCGGCCGAAGCGTTGGAAGTCGTCGGACAACTTTGCGACGCGCTGCAGTTCGCTCACGACGAAGGCGTCGTGCATCGCGACATCAAGCCGGAAAACATCCTTATCGACAAGCGTGGTCGAGTTAAAATTGCGGACTTCGGACTGGCTCGACTGCTGGGCAAACCGGCCGACCTTCCGACACTCACCAGAACTCATCAACTGATGGGCACGCCGACATACATGGCTCCGGAACAGATCGAAGGCCAGCCGGTCATCGATCATCGAGCGGACATCTATTCGCTGGGCGTCGTGTTTTACGAACTGCTGACCGGCGAACTTCCACTGGGAAGGTTTCAGGCACCGTCGGAAAAAGTTCAACTGGATGCGCGGCTGGACGAGGTCGTGTTTCGCACGTTAGAAAAAGAACCGAGTCGCCGCTATCAGCACGCCAGCGACGTTCGCACCGATATGAATGCGATCAACGCAGCTCGTGCGACTGCGGCCGCAGACGCCAGCCGTTTCAACGGTTCGAATCTCGCATCGCGCAGCGTGCGTTTGCTGATTGTGTGTTGGGCATTTGTGGGTACGACACTCGCATTGTATGTGATGGGCATTGGCGAGACGGATCAGCAGTTGGCCATCGGGGTAGCCGTCGCGGCGCTCACCGGTGCGCTACTACAGGTTCATCGCGCAGCGCCCGGACGTTGGAAGCGGCTTAATTTTGCGGCGGGGTTCGTTCTGGGGGCAGTGCTACCCGCATTGTTGCTGTGGGCCACGTTCAACAATTTGCGGAGACTGCAGGACTACGAAAAACAGATGGCTGATGTGCGAGCCCAACGACTTGAAGCACGCGCCCTCGATCTTGACAGGCAACTGAGGGATGCAAAGCGGCAACTGAGTGAGGGCGGTGGCATCGGAATGGGCGAAACGGGAATGGGCGGACTTGGTGGCATGGAAGGCATGATGGGCGGCGGCATGGGTGATTATGCCCCAGGAATGGGCGGCGGCATGATGGCAGGCGGACCGGGCGGGATGGCCGCAGATAGCTATGACAGCGGTAGCTATGATATGGGCATGGGAATGGATTATGGTGGTTTTGGCATGGGAATGGGTGGCCCACCCCGTCCCGCCATCCTCATCGAAGGCACGGAAGCCTGGCTGTCCCCCATGGTGCAAGGATTCACCAACGAGCAGCGCATCATGGTCAGCGAGATCCTCACCGACACCCATCAGAAATATTTGCAGCTCGAATCCGACTACTCCAAAATCACCGTCGGCAAGGATGATTCGGTTACCACCACAATCTATCTCTTCTACAACGAATGGGAGCGGCTGGAAAACGAACTCTGGACGCGGCTGGACGAAGCCGTCGACGTGAAACAGCAACGCATCCTCCGGCAAAAGCTAAAGCCCGAGTACTGGCGAGATGCAGAGCACTCACTACCCGGCCTGCTCGGCTGGCGACCATCCATTTCTGAGACCGCACCACTGGGAGAATTCGCCGTCGATGCCACGGTACGGCTGCGCCGAGTCGGAAAATGGGTCGAAGCAGAGATCGCGGGCAATCCGGGCAAGAAAGAGGCTCGCGTGATCCCAAGTTCCCCGGAACTGTCGGAGGAACTGCTTCGTTTTAACCATGAAAACACACCATACCTTGCCATCAAAAACGCGCGGTCCGCGCTTGCTCGGGAAGACTGGAAAACGCTGATCGAACAGTTCACGCCACTCGCTCGGTTCGATGTGTGGACCGGTTTCGCAAAAACACTTGAAGGGGAAGGCCGGAAGTATGAGCAAGCCACTGCTCAACAGGCGTTCGAATTGGTCGCCAAGCATCCGTCGTTTACTGTGATCCAGCCCGACTTTTACACTCGCATTCTGGAAATGGGGAATGGCGTCACGACTGTTGGGGACCGCCTTCGCGAACAGGCTTATCAGTCAGCAGGGGCCGTAGCAGACAATATCCCACGCTTTCCCGGCTATTCCGACAGAGCGGCGGCTGTCCGCCCGCAGTTGCACACGTTCGAAGACGGAGCAACCGAATATCTGCTGCTGACGGTCATGCTGATGAATCAGGCACTCGGAAAGCCGGGCCTGCCGATCTTTGAGACCGACAACTTCGAATCGACCGTGGATGAGCAGGACGGAATCTCTGCGAAGGGAACAATCCAACTGGCGGACAAATCTCCGATACCGCTGGTGTTCCGCCGGGTCGACAACAACTGGAAGATCGACGGCATTCTCACGCCCGAAACGTCCGTACTCATGCTCGACCCTGAACCCGAGTCCACCGGTGACGCCGAACAGACGAACGGCGACGAGGCGTCAGCCGCTGACTCCGCCAACGAACCCGAATCGAATCAACCATAG
- a CDS encoding N-acyl-D-amino-acid deacylase family protein — MSRIVTFCYVLFLALSSSHAQPIEADIVLKGGTVIDGSGAERRLADVAISDDKIVAVGPDLNATAPWVIDCTGLIVCPGFIDLHNHSDTPITKPETRAAVNYLTQGCTTLVTGNCGSGPVVTGSYYKKIDDHGAGPNIAHLIPQGSLRRRVLGSDNIQPDDSQLQEMLDLAEKAMQDGAWGMSTGLIYVPSSYASTEEITAIAKVVAKHGGIYASHIRGEGTGVLKSVDEALQIGRDAALPVHISHFKSSGRDAWGLVREAARMIAKEREAGRNVTADQYPYVASSTSLGATLLPSSARAGGNKQLIKRLDDTETGPRLKETIRKAITKRDDGAAVRIARYKPNPSWVGKSLADIAKAEDRPAVDIALEIFRGGDASIVNFSMNEDDVRHIMAIDWVATASDGRAYLPGADRPHPRNYGTFPRKLGHYALQEEVLSLEVAVRSMTGLPAEILRMRDRGLIKEDLMADITVFDPKRLKDEATFDDPHRYSSGIRYVFVNGVPAISAGSFTGALAGKALRFEEPTPSTADTE, encoded by the coding sequence ATGTCGCGTATTGTTACGTTTTGTTATGTGCTTTTTCTGGCACTGTCTTCGTCGCACGCTCAACCGATCGAAGCTGATATCGTGTTGAAAGGTGGCACCGTCATTGATGGTTCCGGCGCTGAACGAAGGCTGGCGGACGTTGCGATTTCTGACGACAAAATTGTAGCCGTCGGTCCTGATCTGAATGCTACGGCTCCCTGGGTGATTGACTGCACGGGCCTGATTGTCTGCCCCGGCTTTATTGATCTGCATAATCATTCTGACACGCCGATCACAAAGCCGGAAACGCGAGCGGCGGTCAACTATCTGACTCAGGGTTGCACCACGCTGGTCACCGGAAATTGCGGCAGCGGTCCCGTCGTCACGGGCAGCTACTACAAGAAGATCGACGACCACGGAGCCGGCCCGAATATCGCTCACCTGATACCTCAGGGATCGCTTCGCAGGCGAGTGCTCGGATCAGACAACATTCAGCCGGACGACAGCCAGCTTCAGGAGATGCTGGACCTGGCGGAAAAGGCCATGCAGGACGGAGCGTGGGGCATGTCGACGGGACTGATCTACGTGCCCAGCTCGTACGCTTCCACAGAAGAAATTACGGCCATCGCGAAAGTCGTAGCGAAGCACGGCGGCATCTACGCCAGCCACATTCGCGGCGAAGGCACGGGTGTGTTGAAGTCGGTGGATGAAGCTCTGCAAATTGGCCGGGACGCTGCCCTGCCGGTCCATATTTCGCACTTCAAATCAAGTGGTCGAGATGCATGGGGGTTGGTGCGCGAAGCCGCTCGAATGATTGCAAAAGAACGCGAAGCTGGTCGAAATGTGACCGCCGACCAGTACCCGTATGTTGCGTCCAGCACGTCGCTGGGAGCCACCCTGCTGCCCAGTTCCGCTCGCGCGGGCGGCAACAAACAATTGATCAAACGGCTGGACGATACCGAAACCGGACCCCGGCTCAAGGAAACCATTCGCAAAGCGATTACGAAGCGAGACGACGGAGCGGCCGTACGGATTGCTCGCTACAAACCGAACCCGTCGTGGGTTGGAAAGAGTCTCGCCGACATCGCAAAGGCTGAAGACAGGCCTGCCGTCGATATCGCGCTGGAGATCTTTAGGGGTGGAGACGCGTCTATCGTTAACTTCAGCATGAATGAAGACGACGTGCGACATATCATGGCAATCGACTGGGTCGCCACGGCATCTGATGGTCGAGCGTACCTGCCAGGAGCTGACCGCCCTCACCCGCGCAACTACGGCACGTTCCCTCGCAAGCTGGGACACTATGCTCTACAGGAAGAAGTGCTTTCGCTGGAAGTCGCTGTCCGCAGCATGACCGGCCTGCCCGCCGAAATCCTGCGAATGCGAGACCGAGGACTGATCAAAGAAGACCTGATGGCGGACATCACCGTCTTCGACCCAAAACGATTGAAGGACGAAGCCACGTTCGACGATCCGCACCGTTACAGCAGCGGCATCCGCTATGTCTTCGTCAACGGAGTTCCCGCCATCAGCGCCGGCAGTTTCACAGGAGCTTTGGCGGGCAAAGCGCTACGTTTTGAAGAACCAACGCCGTCAACGGCGGACACGGAATAG
- the ung gene encoding uracil-DNA glycosylase: MNVDNLPDCWRTSLADEFSQSRFQQLQQFVSRERQSHDVFPREDDVFNALRLTPLNDVRVLILGQDPYHDDGQAHGLSFSVQRGIKIPPSLRNMFKELQADLEIPPAEHGCLEAWAKQGVLLLNTVLTVRAHEANSHRKQGWEEFTDRIIACVNELPAVAFVLWGKPAQKKADLIDSRHLVIQSPHPSPLSARRGFFGSRPFSKINSWLEEHDMLPIDWRLEALSE, encoded by the coding sequence ATGAATGTCGATAACCTCCCCGACTGTTGGCGAACGTCGCTAGCTGATGAATTCTCTCAATCACGGTTTCAGCAGTTGCAGCAATTCGTGTCGCGGGAACGTCAATCCCACGACGTGTTCCCGCGCGAAGATGATGTGTTCAATGCGCTGCGGCTGACTCCGCTGAATGACGTTCGCGTCCTGATTTTGGGGCAGGATCCGTATCACGATGATGGCCAGGCTCATGGCTTAAGCTTTTCTGTGCAACGCGGCATCAAGATTCCGCCGTCGCTGCGTAACATGTTCAAAGAACTGCAGGCCGATCTTGAAATCCCGCCAGCTGAACACGGTTGCCTGGAAGCCTGGGCGAAGCAGGGAGTGCTGTTGTTGAACACGGTGCTGACCGTGCGAGCCCACGAAGCAAACTCACATCGGAAACAGGGTTGGGAAGAATTCACGGACCGCATCATTGCGTGCGTCAACGAACTTCCGGCCGTCGCGTTTGTGCTGTGGGGCAAACCAGCTCAGAAAAAGGCGGACCTCATTGATAGCCGTCATTTGGTCATCCAGTCGCCTCACCCTTCACCGCTTTCTGCGCGGCGAGGTTTCTTTGGCAGTCGGCCGTTTTCGAAAATCAATTCGTGGTTGGAAGAACACGACATGTTGCCAATCGATTGGCGTTTAGAGGCGTTGTCGGAATAA
- a CDS encoding MGMT family protein, with translation MSTAAAKITAVVRRIPPGKVATYGQVASLAGLPKNARQVGTVLKSLPDDSGVPWQRVVNSLGRISERDSSTFEGLQRFLLEGEGVVFSETDRIDLNEYRWQPKRRAKS, from the coding sequence ATGTCTACCGCTGCTGCGAAGATTACGGCCGTCGTTCGACGCATTCCGCCAGGCAAAGTCGCGACTTACGGTCAGGTCGCCTCACTGGCAGGTTTGCCAAAGAACGCGCGACAGGTCGGTACCGTGCTGAAGTCGCTGCCGGACGATTCCGGCGTCCCGTGGCAGCGAGTCGTGAATTCTCTGGGGCGGATCAGCGAACGGGATTCGTCGACGTTCGAAGGCCTGCAGCGTTTTCTGTTGGAAGGCGAAGGCGTTGTCTTCAGCGAAACGGATCGCATTGATCTCAACGAATACCGATGGCAACCAAAGCGCCGCGCAAAGAGTTGA
- a CDS encoding 3'-5' exonuclease, producing MSDVRYLIFDVEAVGDGDLIQRVRYPDEELTPREAIERYQADLLEQTGRDVIPPTFVNPISVAVAKVAADFRMLDLTVLDPPHFRPEQIIRRFWQGWEHYGKPTFVTFNGRGYDLPVMELGAFRHGISLPAWFNVESRSFEQARNRYNIDRHLDLQDLFSNFSAMRVNGGLNLISNLIYKPGKSGIDGSQVQGLYFDGQADKINDYCRCDVLDTYFVFLRSRVLIGRLSLEDEQILVDDTREMLKSQADDHPAYEHYLEYWDRRMEQEAAAKAASAEADATHQNEVTEDAETLAPVDESTE from the coding sequence ATGAGCGACGTACGGTACCTCATCTTTGACGTGGAAGCTGTGGGCGACGGCGACTTGATTCAGCGAGTTCGTTATCCGGACGAAGAACTGACGCCGCGCGAGGCGATTGAACGGTACCAGGCCGATCTTCTGGAACAAACGGGCCGCGACGTGATTCCGCCCACCTTTGTGAACCCGATTTCTGTCGCCGTCGCCAAAGTGGCGGCCGATTTTCGGATGCTGGATTTGACGGTGCTGGACCCGCCGCATTTTCGTCCTGAGCAAATCATCCGTCGTTTTTGGCAGGGCTGGGAACACTACGGCAAGCCAACCTTCGTGACTTTCAACGGCCGCGGTTACGACCTGCCCGTGATGGAACTGGGCGCGTTTCGGCACGGTATCAGTCTGCCCGCCTGGTTCAACGTCGAATCGCGTTCATTCGAGCAGGCGCGAAACCGGTACAACATCGATCGGCATCTGGATCTGCAGGACCTGTTCTCCAACTTCAGCGCGATGCGTGTGAACGGCGGGCTGAATCTGATATCGAATCTGATTTACAAGCCAGGCAAATCGGGCATTGATGGGTCTCAGGTGCAGGGACTGTACTTCGATGGCCAGGCCGACAAGATTAACGACTACTGTCGCTGCGACGTGCTGGACACCTACTTCGTGTTTCTGCGAAGTCGAGTTCTAATTGGTCGCCTGTCGCTTGAGGATGAACAGATTCTGGTGGATGACACTCGCGAAATGCTGAAGTCGCAGGCGGACGACCATCCGGCTTATGAACACTACCTTGAATACTGGGACCGCCGCATGGAACAGGAAGCAGCGGCGAAGGCGGCGTCGGCAGAAGCAGACGCCACGCATCAAAATGAAGTGACAGAAGACGCTGAAACGCTCGCACCTGTGGATGAAAGTACGGAGTGA
- a CDS encoding AAA family ATPase — protein sequence MSDRPAKRTNTSEDVAPERLEEQAIRGLTAAYQRMRQEIGKVIIGQDEVVDELLIAMFCRGHCLLVGVPGLAKTLLCSTIASILQLAFRRIQFTPDLMPSDITGTDVLQDDAETGRKTFQFIQGPLFTNVLLADEINRTPPKTQAALLEAMQERHVTVGSSTYRLPDPFFTLATQNPIEQEGTYPLPEAQLDRFMFNVLVRYPTAAEELRILKQTTGNEKPELTPVLTGKQIQALQEVVRRVPCAEYNFIYARDLVRATRPKEEESPPFIKELVSWGAGPRAGQYLILGARARALLEGRFHVTTDDIKYVAKPVLRHRIMTTFQADSQGITPDDVIERLLKFVPVELHEQARKRTGK from the coding sequence ATGTCAGATCGTCCCGCAAAGCGTACCAACACCAGTGAAGATGTTGCACCAGAACGACTGGAAGAACAGGCAATTCGCGGATTGACCGCCGCCTACCAGCGAATGCGCCAGGAAATTGGCAAAGTCATTATCGGTCAGGACGAAGTGGTCGACGAACTGCTGATCGCCATGTTCTGCCGCGGTCATTGCCTGCTGGTGGGTGTCCCGGGGCTCGCGAAGACACTCTTGTGCAGCACTATCGCGTCCATTCTGCAGCTCGCGTTTCGCCGCATTCAGTTTACGCCCGACCTGATGCCGTCAGACATCACCGGTACAGACGTTTTACAGGACGACGCAGAAACTGGTCGCAAGACGTTTCAGTTTATTCAGGGCCCGCTGTTTACCAACGTGTTGCTCGCGGACGAAATTAACCGCACGCCCCCGAAGACTCAGGCCGCACTGCTGGAAGCCATGCAGGAACGACACGTGACAGTCGGGTCCAGCACCTACCGCCTGCCGGATCCCTTCTTCACACTCGCCACGCAAAACCCAATCGAACAGGAAGGCACGTATCCTCTGCCAGAAGCACAGCTCGACCGCTTCATGTTCAACGTGTTGGTACGGTACCCGACAGCGGCCGAAGAGCTTCGCATTCTGAAACAAACGACGGGCAACGAAAAACCGGAACTCACCCCAGTACTGACCGGCAAACAAATTCAGGCGCTGCAGGAAGTGGTTCGTCGAGTCCCCTGTGCCGAATACAATTTCATCTACGCTCGCGATTTGGTGCGCGCCACTCGACCCAAAGAAGAAGAATCACCCCCCTTTATCAAAGAACTCGTAAGCTGGGGCGCCGGTCCGCGAGCAGGCCAGTATCTGATTCTGGGAGCTCGCGCGCGAGCGCTGCTGGAAGGCCGCTTTCACGTAACGACAGACGATATCAAGTACGTCGCCAAGCCGGTCCTGCGACACCGAATCATGACCACGTTTCAAGCCGACAGCCAGGGAATCACTCCCGACGACGTGATCGAGCGGCTTCTGAAATTCGTCCCCGTCGAACTGCACGAACAAGCGCGCAAGCGCACGGGCAAGTAG